A window from Glandiceps talaboti chromosome 15, keGlaTala1.1, whole genome shotgun sequence encodes these proteins:
- the LOC144446833 gene encoding transmembrane protein 45B-like — protein MGTFIGHISPGLAFLSFGFLWAFKYSYLYQKDKYIKRKSSEPPGRCMRILTVIPWEAIMKLVYGTLAALAEFFFPLGVNKLEMFKNGELQHPNEWQHFTMYSYFAISGIVDIISQKVLKRRAPSLEKLFLALAFGVESLLLYNHRHGKDMMENNIHILVFIAAFGSTITTALEIWNPKAYILPFMTAGFALLQGSWFFHAAFIIYRQEWDPSDHSGVMFVTMAYCWHMAMDMLIMAIVYGLMYVFFGRRWRKRYQADSRFSDLSEHKINGINQFQEEETEFKLMGQSDED, from the coding sequence ATGGGGACCTTTATTGGCCATATTTCACCAGGACTTGCTTTTCTCAGTTTTGGTTTTCTATGGGCTTTCAAGTACTCATACCTGTACCAAAAAGACAAGTATATAAAACGAAAATCAAGTGAACCACCTGGACGATGTATGCGAATACTAACCGTGATTCCATGGGAAGCAATCATGAAGTTGGTGTACGGAACTCTTGCTGCCCTGGCGGAGTTCTTCTTTCCGTTGGGCGTTAACAAGTTGGAAATGTTCAAGAATGGAGAACTACAACATCCAAATGAATGGCAACATTTCACAATGTATTCCTACTTTGCAATAAGTGGAATTGTGGACATTATAAGTCAGAAGGTGCTGAAACGACGTGCACCATCTCTAGAAAAGTTGTTCCTTGCACTAGCATTTGGTGTGGAATCTCTCTTGCTATACAACCATCGCCATGGCAAAGACATGATGGAAAATAACATCCACATACTAGTATTCATAGCAGCATTTGGAAGTACTATAACAACTGCTCTAGAAATATGGAACCCAAAAGCATACATTCTCCCTTTCATGACTGCTGGTTTTGCGTTACTCCAAGGATCGTGGTTTTTCCACGCTGCTTTCATCATTTACAGACAGGAATGGGATCCATCAGACCATAGTGGTGTCATGTTTGTCACAATGGCGTACTGCTGGCACATGGCCATGGACATGTTAATCATGGCCATTGTTTATGGACTGATGTATGTGTTTTTCGGCAGAAGATGGCGGAAAAGGTACCAGGCAGATTCACGTTTCTCAGATTTATCTGAGCATAAGATTAACGGGATCAATCAGTTCCAAGAGGAAGAAACAGAGTTTAAATTAATGGGACAAAGTGATGAAGACTGA